The Dongia rigui genome includes the window ATGAAGCGATGAGCGATGGGTTGATGGCGATGGCCGAGTGGGGCCAGGCGAGTGTCATTACGCCCTTTACCCTGATGGGTGCGATGGCACCGGTCAGCCTCGCCGCCGCCCTTGCCCAGCAGAATGCCGAGGCCTTGGCGGGCATTACCCTCACCCAGCTGACGCGGCCCGGGGCGCCGGTCGTCTATGGCGCCTTCACCTCGAATGTCGATTTACGTTCCGGCGCACCGGCCTTCGGTACGGCGGAGAATGCGCGGGCGACCTTGATCGGCGGGCAATTGGCGCGGCGCTATAACCTGCCCTACCGCGCCAGCAATGCCAGCGCCAGCAATGCGGTCGATGCCCAGGCGGCCTATGAATCGGAAATGTCGCTGTGGTCGTCGGTGCTGGGCGGCGCCAATCTCGTCTATCACGGCGCCGGCTGGATGGAAGGTGGCCTGACCGCCTCCTTCGAAAAGATCGTGCTCGATGTCGAGATGCTGCATCTGATGGCGGGCCTGGTGCAGCCCTTCGACATTTCCGACGCCGAGCTCGGCCTCGATGCGCAGCGCGAAGTGGCACCCGGCGGGCATTTCTTCGGCGCCCAGCACACGCTGGCGCGCTATCAGACGGCGTTCCACAAGCCGCTCATTGCCGATTGGCGCTCCTATCCCAATTGGGCAGCCGACGGCGGCCATGATGCAACCGCGCGTGCCACCGCCATCTGGCAGCAGGCCCTCAACGCCTATGTAGCGCCACAGCTCGATCCCGGCATCAAGGAAGCGCTCGATGCCTTTGTCATGAAGCGCAAGGAAGAGCGTCGCACGGCCCAGGATTAGAAATTGGGACGAGAGTCGTGGTCCGAATGAAGTTTCTCGTAGCGCCGGATATAGTGGGTCTGCTCGACTGCGTTGGCAATGAATAGAGTTAACAAGAGGCCGGTGGTGATCGGCGAAAGAAGCATGCGGATTGGATCGTCGGTGGCTGCGAACAATATTCCAGCGCCGTTAGTGCTACCCCTCGGATTAACGCCAAATACCAACATATATGTCATAGCTACTGCGGCAATGCCGGAGATGGCTCGATGTCGTTCAATAAAACCGATGCTGCGGCTTGGCACCCATTCCAGCCTTTCACTTGGCCGCCAAGACCACGTCGCCGCGTAGAAGATCAGGGCTGCTATCACCGATATGGTGGTCGACGTAAGGATGCGCGCATATCGCAATGCGCCTTCGATCCCAAAGACTTCAACGATTTTGGGCAGGTGATTGTGGAGGTTTGGTATCCACTGACCTATCCACAAAAGTGCCTTCTCGTTTGTCACCGCCCATGGCAACCGATGCTCAATAGCTGGTCCGAGAATGACTAGATCAAACGCCCAATAGCCAAGTGCAAGGAGAACAAAGATGCCGATGGTACGATTTAGAGGTTTCCGCAGCGACCCGAACATTTCGTTGCAACCCACCTTTACTCGTTTGGGCCGGAATTCTAGCTCTTGATCACGTTGGTGCAAACCGTGAATGCTGGATGAGCAGATTTGCATTCCGACCCTTGAACTGGCATCAATCAGGCCCTCGCATAGCCATATCCGTCTCACGGATTGCCACAAGGGTTCGTAGGTCATGAAGGTTTTCATCAGCAGCGATATCGAAGGGACGGCCGGCATCACCCATTGGGATGAAGCCGAGAAGAAGCATCCGGCCTATCCCGAATTCCGCCAGCTGATGACCGGCGAAGTGCTGGCGGCGATCGACGGCGCCATCGCGGCGGGGGCCACCGAGATCCTGCTGAAAGACGCCCATGATTCCGGGCGCAACATCATCACCGAAAATCTGCCGGATTGCGTCCGGATCATTCGCGGTTGGAGCGGCCACCCGTTGAGCATGATCCAGGGCGTCGAGGCTGGCTTCGATGCCGTGGTCTTTACCGGCTATCACAGCCGCGCCGGTGCGGAAGGGAACCCGCTGGCGCACACCACCAATCTGCGCATCGCGGAACTGCGCCTCAACGGCGTGCCGGCATCGGAGTTCCATGTCTATGCGACGGCTGCCGCCTATTACAAGGTGCCGTCGGTGTTCGTCTCCGGCGATGCCGGCATCTGTGCCGATGCCGCGCGCCTCAACCCCGGCATGGTGACGGTGCCGGTGCTTGAAGGCATCGGCCGCTCGACCGTCTCCATTGCGCCGGCTTTGGCGCGCGCGCGCATCAGGGACGGTGTCGCCCAGGCGTTGAAGCTCGACCGGACGAAATTGCTGCCGCCGGTGGCCGATGTGACCGTGTTGGAGGTGGTTTTCAATAACCCGACGGATGCCTATCGCGCCTCCTGGTATCCGGGCGCCCAGCATATCGGCAATCGCACGGTCCAGTTTGCAGCGCGGGATTATTTTGAGATCATGCGCGCGCAGAAGTTCATCTTAGGCATCTGAGCGGCACCGGTCGGCCGCCGGCTTGCCGCCTCAGACGGCGGAAGAAGGCTGTACCGCCACCGCTGGCTTCGGTTATCGTTCAGGGGTGTTGGGGGTCAACATCAGTCTCGGGATGGGATGGACATGAACGAGGCACGCCCGGTCACGATATCGATCGCGCAGTTCAACGCGCAGGATGACGAGAAGCCGGCCAATCTCGCCAAGGCGCGGCATTACCTCGACCTCGCGGGCGCGCGCGGCAGTCACATTGTTGTTCTCCCGGAACTCTTCACCGGCACGGGTTTTTCGAGCGGTGATGCGCATAAGGCACTGGCGGAATCCATTCCCGGTCCGACCTTCGATCTGATGGCCGATGCCGCACGCCGGCACGCCATGTATGTGACCGGCTCGTTCTATGAAAAGGGTGCGGATGGACGCATCTACAACACGTCGCCGGTGGTGGCACCCGGCGGCGATCTCTTGGGCTGCTATCGCAAGACACATCTTTTCGACGTGCCCAACCGCACCGACCTGCCGCCCGGCATCATGGAATCCGCCAAGGTCACGCCGGGCAAGGAGCTGCAGCTTTACGACACGAACCTTTGCCGCTTTGGAATCGGCATCTGCGCCGATATCCGCTTCCCGGAAATGTTCCGCGCCTATGCCCGGGCCGGTGCCGAACTGATCCTGCTGCCGACCGCGTTCCTGTCGCCCCGCTTCGACCATTGGGATTTCCTCTTGAAGGCGCGCGCGACCGACCACCAGATGTTCATCGCCGCCTCCGGCATGACGGGGCGGGAAAAGGTGACCGGCATTGGCTTCATCGGCCGCTCCAGCGTGGTCGATCCCTGGGGCGTCATCCTCGCGGGCGCGCCGGACGAGGAGGCGCTGCTCACCACCACCATCGATCTCGACCAGGTGCGCCGCGTGCGCAATTGGTGGCCGCTCAACGACCAGATCCGGCCGGACCTTTATGGCGCCGTGGCGGTGAAGACATCGCGGCCATGAAACGCCTTCTGGTCTTGGTTTTTCTGGCTCTGGCAGCCACTTGCGCCAACGCGGCGGCCGATGAACCCTTCAAGGTCGTCGCCGAGAATGACTGGTATCCCTATTCCGCCCTGCGCGATGGCAAGCCAGACGGCATGGCGGTCGATCTGGTGCGCGCGGCCTATGCGGCTGCCGGCGCCAAGGTCGAGTTCGTCAGCCAGCCTTATGCGCGCTGCCTGGAGGAGGTCGAAGCCGGCTGGCAGCTCGGCTGCTTCGACACCACGCGTGAACCGGCGACCGAAGCCCGGTTCCGCTTCCATGACAATCCGCTCTTTTCGGCCAATATCGTCATCATCGCGCCGGTCGATTCGCCTGCCCATGACCTTGGACCCGTCGACCTGAAGAACCAGCGTGTCGCCGTCACCAATGGCTATACCTATGGCGAACCGTTCCAAGGCGATGCGTCGGTCGACAAAAGCGTGGTGAAGAATGATCTTTCCGTTCTGCGCGTCGTCGCCATGAAGCGCGTTGCCTATGGCGTGATCTACGACAAGGTGATGGCGCATCTCCTCGCCGAGCATGGCAGCGAACTGGCGGGCAAGGTCAAGATCGTTGGCCTGCTCTTCCAGCCCGATCTCTATGTGTCATTTTCAAAGAAGCGGCCCGAGGCGACGGCGGCCATCGCGGCACTTGATCGCGGGCTTGAGATCATCCGCAAGAACGGCACCTATCACGAGATCGAGCAGCGTTGGGCTGCGCGCTTCAGCGTGGCTGGCGCCCCGCAGTGAAGGGCAGCAGCAGCAGCTGGCCGAGCGCCAGCCGTGCTGCATCCTGTTCTTCTGCCAACCCCAAGACGACGCCGTCCTGGCCCAGGCGCGGTGCCTCGAAATAGCTGCGACCCAGCCGGTCCCACAGCGACAGGATGTTGCCGTAATTGGAATCGGTCTCTGGCTGGTCGATCGAATGATGCCGCCGGTGCATGTCGGGCGTGCAGATGAGATAACGCAGGTGCCGATCCCAGCGCGGTGGTATCGCCAGATTGGCATGCGTGAAGAGCGAGAAGGCGCTGAGCGCCGCTTCGTAGATGAGGACGATCATCGGATCGGCACCCAGTGCCAGCACGATGCCGGCCTTATAGAGCGCCGACAGCAGGATCTCGACGGGGTGGAAGCGGAAACCGGTGCTGAGATCGACATCGAGATCGGTGTGATGCACACGGTGCAGGCGCCACAGGAGCGGCACCTTATGCGTCGCTACATGCTGCAGATAGATGGCAGCATCGAGGACCAGCAGGGTGATGAGGGCTTCGATGGCAAAGGGCCAGTCGAGGAGGTGAAACAGACCCCAGCCCTCTTTTTCTGCCAGCAGGGCCGCCGCAAAGACGATGGCGCCCAGCGTCAAGCGCTGCGCCAGCACGTCGATGACCAGCAGGCCCAGATTGCTGCCCCAGCGCTGGCTCTTGCCGACGCGCAGGGGTCGGCGCGGATAAAAGGTCTCCGCCAGGCCCAGCAGGGCAAACAGGATCAGGAAGATGCCGAGGCGGAAGAAGGCTTCATTCATGAAGCCATTAGAACGCCCCTCAATTGGCTGCGGTCAATGCCTCTGGCGCGCCGACGACCTGGCGCGCGTCATAGCCCTGGTCAAGGAGGACGGTGGCAAGCCACGCCGAGCGGTCACCGGCCGTGGCGATGCGCGTATCCCGGTCGATACCCTTGGCGGCCAGGATCGCCGCGATCTGGTCGGCGCTCTTGATGCGTCCATCGGGGGTCAGCAATTCCGGCGACAGGTCGCTTTCCACCAGCTGAAAATCACGCGCGCTGGCGCGGGTCGCGTCGAGCGACCAGGAATCATCATGCGCGATCTCGAAATTGCCCAGGCCGAAGGGCGCCTGGACCGTCGGCAGGCCGGCGGCAAGCAGGGCCGGCAAGCCGCCATCCACCATGGCAATGCGCTGATGACCGAGCGAGCGCAGGGCCAAGACGAGGGCCGCGTCTTCGCCTAAGCCATGGGCCGGGTCGCCCAGCACGATGACCGGTTCGCCGCGGTTGACGCCCAGATTGCGCAAGCGGTCCGTTACCTCGGCATCGCTGCCGGCAAGATCGGCGGCACTCAGGATGCCGGCATTGCGGATCGGCGCCTGGGCGCGCAAAGCCGCATTGCGGGCGTCCAGCACGATGGCGCCGTCGGCAATGACCGCACGGGCCTCATCGACGGAGAGCAGCCATTTGCGGTCGAAACCGATGACGTCGACCGCCTCGGCCGGGGCCGCGGCGATGCCGGTCAGCGCTGCGATCGCGCCCACGGAAATTGGCGTCGCGGCCAGAAAAGCGGCAATAATCAGTGACTTAGGCTGAATAATCATCCGTCCTCACAGATCGGCCTGCCAGTATCTGTCGACGACAATGTCAACGAGGCAGACCTATTCATCTCCCTTTAAACACTATTAGATCGATAGAGTAAAGAGAGAAATACTTAAGCCCGTCTTTAGGGATTCTGGACTTCGGCCAGAATCCAGTCGCGGAAGGTCCGGGCCGGATGCGCCAGGCGCTCGCCGGCCCGCTCCACCAGGTAGAAGGCCTCGCTGCTTTTGATCTTCGCTGCACAGGGGGCGACCAGCCGCTTTTCCGCCAGCAGCCGGTCGACGAAACAGGATCGCCCCAGCATGAAACCACTGCCGGCGAGGGTCAGGTCCACGGCGAGGCTTGCCGTGTCGAAGACGACGGCCTCCGTCGCAGCACCCGCCGGGAAGCCGGCGCCGCGGAACCAGTCGGTCCAGCCTTCGGCGAAGCTTGCCACATGGATGAGGCGCTGCCGGCTAAAGGCTTCCGGCGGCAAGGGCCGCGGCAATCCTTCCGCCAGTTCCGGCGCGCAGACCGGAAACAGCCGGTCGCGCGTCAGCCGATAGGCGGTGAGCTGCGGCCAGGCGCCGATACCGCAACGGATCTCGAAATCCGCGTCGCGGTCGATCTCCAGCGGCGTCCACAGCGTGGTCAGAAGGCGCAGCCGCATATCCGGATGCTGATTGAGGAAACGCGGCAGGCGGGGCGCCAGCCACAAATGCGCAAAGCCGGCGGTGACGCGCACCGACACGTCTGCCGCCGACCGCCCATGGAAGATCTCATCCGTCCCCGCCCCCAGCCGGTCAAAGGCATCGCGGATGACGGTGAGGTAGGAAAGACCCGCCTCAGTGAGGCTCAGCCCCTGCGGCCGGCGCAGAAACAGGCTCTGCCCCAGATGCTCCTCCAGCGCCTTGACCTGCTGGCTGATGGCCGCCGCCGTGACGCCCAGCTCGTCGCCGGCCCGGGCAAAGGAAATGTGCCGGGCGGCGGCTTCAAAGGAGCGCAGCATCCCTAAGGGCGGCAGCTTACGGAACGTCATGGCGGTCACCAGGCTAAGACGAACTTAGCCTCTGACTCTATAATTTCTGGTTTGAAGACGCCAGTTCCAAGGGTGACACTTGGTCTCAGCTCCAGGCGACAACGGGGAACCCAGATGGCACAGCGCAAACCGAATTTCGTCATTTTCATGCTCGACCAATTGGCGCCGCAATTCATGCCGAGCTACGGCCACCCCGTCGTGAAGATGCCGGCGATGCAGGCCTTCGCCGACAAATCGGCGGTGTTCGACGCCGCCTATTGCAACTATCCGCTCTGCGCCCCGGCCCGCTATTCCTTCATGTCGGGACGCCTTCCCACCAAGATCGGCGCCTGGGACAATGCCGCCGAATTCATGGCCGAGATCCCGACCTTCGCCCATCACCTCTCCGCGCTTGGCTACGACACCACCCTCTCCGGCAAGATGCATTTCTGCGGGCCGGATCAGCTCCACGGTTTCCACCGCCGCCTCACCACCGATGTCTATCCCTCCGACTTCGCCTGGGTCCCAAATTGGGACCATCCGGAAATGAAGCTCGACTGGTTCCACAACATGGACGTGGTGCACGACGCCGGCATCTGCACGCGCTCGGCCTATCTCGATTTCGATGACGAGGTCGTGTTCCTCGCCAAGCGCCATCTCTTCGACCTGGCGCGTAAAGGCGACGATCAGCCCTTCTGCCTCGTCGTGTCGCTGATCAGCCCGCACGATCCCTATCTGGCGCGGAAGGAACATTGGGACATGTATCGGCATGACGATATCGACATGCCGAAATTGAAGGCTGGTTCCGTGCCCTTGAACCCGCATGAACAGCGCATCTCCAACGGCATCGGCATGCTCGATCCGGCACCGACCGAAGATGCCATTCGCAATGCCCGCCATGCCTATTACGGCACGGTCTCCTATATCGACGAGCGTTTCGCCGACATGATGCAGGCGCTCAAAGAAAGCGGCTTTGCCGACAACACCTACACCATCGTCACTGGCGATCATGGCGACATGCTGGGCGAGCGCGGGCTGTGGTTCAAGATGAACTGGTTCGAGAATTCGGCGCGCATCCCGATGATCATCAACGGCCCCGGCGTCAAGGCCGGGCGTGTCAAGGAAGCGGTCTCGCAGATCGACATTCTCCCCACCCTCCTCGACCTCGCCACCAGTGGCGCGCCACAGCATGAGGAAGTCGTGACCGAAGGCCGCTCGATGGTGCCGCACATCACCGGGGGCAAGGGCCATGACGAGGTGATCGGCGAATATATGGGCGAAGGTGCCAAGGCGCCCGGCGTCATGATCCGCCGTGGCAAAATGAAGTTCGTCCATTTCCAGTCCGACCCCGATCAGCTCTACGATCTCGAAGCCGATCCCTTGGAAGTGAAGAACCTCGCCGCCGATCCCGCTTATGCCGCACAGGTTGCCGCCTTGCGTGCCGAGATCGCGAAGGGCTGGGACATGGAAGGCATCCGCCAGCAGGTAGTGGCCAGCCAGCGCCGCCGGCGTTACTTGAACGACATCCTCAGGAAACAGGGTGTGGCCTGGGACTACCAGCCGGTCTTCGACGCAAAGGGGCAGTATATCCGCAACACCGTGCCGATCTTCGAACTGGAGATGCGCTCGCGCTTCCCGGTGGTGAAGAAGGCAGCGGAGTAGTGCTCTAGTCGATCTCGATCACGACCTTCCCCTGCGCGCGGCGCTGACGCAGTGCGTCATGCGCCGCATCCGCTTGTGCCAGCGTGTATCGCGTCGGGTCGACGCGCGGCAGCAGCTGGCCGTTCTCAGCGAGTACTGCGGCTTGGCGCAAAATGTCACCGTGATGCGGCCGGCCTTTGCCCGAGAGCAGCGGCAGCAAGGTGAAGACACCGGAATAGGTGGCGGCGCGGAATGACAGCGGCGCCAGGGCATGACTGCTCCAGCCGAGGCAACTCACCACGCGGCCGGTATAGCTTTTGACGGCGCGGAAAGCGGCATCGAGCGACGCACCACCCACCGTGTCATAGACAACATCGAAGCCTTCGCCGTCGGTGAACTTGGCGACATAAGCCTCGACCGGGCTGTCGCGGTCGGTCGCATAGACCTCGGCGCCCTTCGCCTTGGCCAGCTGCACGACCATGTGGCCGACACCGCCCGCGCCACCCAGGACCAGCACCTTCTCCCCCGGCTGCACATGCGCGCGGTCGACCAGGCCTTCCCAGGCGGTGATGAAGATGAGGGGCAAGGCCGCCGCTTCGCGAAAGCTGAGATTGGTGGGCTTCAGGGCCAGCAGATCAGCATCAGCCGCCACGTATTGGGCCAGCGTCCCCTGATGCCCGCCGACACCACCGACCATGCCGAAGACCTCGTCGCCATAGCGGAAGCCAGTGACGCCCGCACC containing:
- a CDS encoding trimethylamine methyltransferase family protein; its protein translation is MAEDHESHARVRVRRRGDDHARRPRDSGLAQGNFPAILKRSLKPVEPLNPEQLDAVHRASITILEDIGIEFMGAKARAAFAKAGAKVDDGTGIVRIPEALISEALKTAPRSFALTPRNPARRIELGGDALAFSLVAGPPTVEDRVNGRRPGNLEDYRRLIQLAQSFDIIHLIGNQPTAPQELPAQSRHLDCYLANVTYSDKVYHCTAIGAERALDGIDMAAIARGLTREDLVTDPSCITIISVNSPRRFDEAMSDGLMAMAEWGQASVITPFTLMGAMAPVSLAAALAQQNAEALAGITLTQLTRPGAPVVYGAFTSNVDLRSGAPAFGTAENARATLIGGQLARRYNLPYRASNASASNAVDAQAAYESEMSLWSSVLGGANLVYHGAGWMEGGLTASFEKIVLDVEMLHLMAGLVQPFDISDAELGLDAQREVAPGGHFFGAQHTLARYQTAFHKPLIADWRSYPNWAADGGHDATARATAIWQQALNAYVAPQLDPGIKEALDAFVMKRKEERRTAQD
- a CDS encoding M55 family metallopeptidase; this encodes MKVFISSDIEGTAGITHWDEAEKKHPAYPEFRQLMTGEVLAAIDGAIAAGATEILLKDAHDSGRNIITENLPDCVRIIRGWSGHPLSMIQGVEAGFDAVVFTGYHSRAGAEGNPLAHTTNLRIAELRLNGVPASEFHVYATAAAYYKVPSVFVSGDAGICADAARLNPGMVTVPVLEGIGRSTVSIAPALARARIRDGVAQALKLDRTKLLPPVADVTVLEVVFNNPTDAYRASWYPGAQHIGNRTVQFAARDYFEIMRAQKFILGI
- a CDS encoding carbon-nitrogen hydrolase family protein; translated protein: MNEARPVTISIAQFNAQDDEKPANLAKARHYLDLAGARGSHIVVLPELFTGTGFSSGDAHKALAESIPGPTFDLMADAARRHAMYVTGSFYEKGADGRIYNTSPVVAPGGDLLGCYRKTHLFDVPNRTDLPPGIMESAKVTPGKELQLYDTNLCRFGIGICADIRFPEMFRAYARAGAELILLPTAFLSPRFDHWDFLLKARATDHQMFIAASGMTGREKVTGIGFIGRSSVVDPWGVILAGAPDEEALLTTTIDLDQVRRVRNWWPLNDQIRPDLYGAVAVKTSRP
- a CDS encoding substrate-binding periplasmic protein, with the translated sequence MKRLLVLVFLALAATCANAAADEPFKVVAENDWYPYSALRDGKPDGMAVDLVRAAYAAAGAKVEFVSQPYARCLEEVEAGWQLGCFDTTREPATEARFRFHDNPLFSANIVIIAPVDSPAHDLGPVDLKNQRVAVTNGYTYGEPFQGDASVDKSVVKNDLSVLRVVAMKRVAYGVIYDKVMAHLLAEHGSELAGKVKIVGLLFQPDLYVSFSKKRPEATAAIAALDRGLEIIRKNGTYHEIEQRWAARFSVAGAPQ
- a CDS encoding sterol desaturase family protein; translated protein: MNEAFFRLGIFLILFALLGLAETFYPRRPLRVGKSQRWGSNLGLLVIDVLAQRLTLGAIVFAAALLAEKEGWGLFHLLDWPFAIEALITLLVLDAAIYLQHVATHKVPLLWRLHRVHHTDLDVDLSTGFRFHPVEILLSALYKAGIVLALGADPMIVLIYEAALSAFSLFTHANLAIPPRWDRHLRYLICTPDMHRRHHSIDQPETDSNYGNILSLWDRLGRSYFEAPRLGQDGVVLGLAEEQDAARLALGQLLLLPFTAGRQPR
- a CDS encoding LysR substrate-binding domain-containing protein gives rise to the protein MTFRKLPPLGMLRSFEAAARHISFARAGDELGVTAAAISQQVKALEEHLGQSLFLRRPQGLSLTEAGLSYLTVIRDAFDRLGAGTDEIFHGRSAADVSVRVTAGFAHLWLAPRLPRFLNQHPDMRLRLLTTLWTPLEIDRDADFEIRCGIGAWPQLTAYRLTRDRLFPVCAPELAEGLPRPLPPEAFSRQRLIHVASFAEGWTDWFRGAGFPAGAATEAVVFDTASLAVDLTLAGSGFMLGRSCFVDRLLAEKRLVAPCAAKIKSSEAFYLVERAGERLAHPARTFRDWILAEVQNP
- the betC gene encoding choline-sulfatase; amino-acid sequence: MAQRKPNFVIFMLDQLAPQFMPSYGHPVVKMPAMQAFADKSAVFDAAYCNYPLCAPARYSFMSGRLPTKIGAWDNAAEFMAEIPTFAHHLSALGYDTTLSGKMHFCGPDQLHGFHRRLTTDVYPSDFAWVPNWDHPEMKLDWFHNMDVVHDAGICTRSAYLDFDDEVVFLAKRHLFDLARKGDDQPFCLVVSLISPHDPYLARKEHWDMYRHDDIDMPKLKAGSVPLNPHEQRISNGIGMLDPAPTEDAIRNARHAYYGTVSYIDERFADMMQALKESGFADNTYTIVTGDHGDMLGERGLWFKMNWFENSARIPMIINGPGVKAGRVKEAVSQIDILPTLLDLATSGAPQHEEVVTEGRSMVPHITGGKGHDEVIGEYMGEGAKAPGVMIRRGKMKFVHFQSDPDQLYDLEADPLEVKNLAADPAYAAQVAALRAEIAKGWDMEGIRQQVVASQRRRRYLNDILRKQGVAWDYQPVFDAKGQYIRNTVPIFELEMRSRFPVVKKAAE
- a CDS encoding zinc-dependent alcohol dehydrogenase family protein, whose protein sequence is MTARTMRALIATGPDAPFQLTERPRPVVAAGEVLVRIKASGVNPLDLKIRAGEAAHARHPLPAILGLDMAGTVEAVGAGVTGFRYGDEVFGMVGGVGGHQGTLAQYVAADADLLALKPTNLSFREAAALPLIFITAWEGLVDRAHVQPGEKVLVLGGAGGVGHMVVQLAKAKGAEVYATDRDSPVEAYVAKFTDGEGFDVVYDTVGGASLDAAFRAVKSYTGRVVSCLGWSSHALAPLSFRAATYSGVFTLLPLLSGKGRPHHGDILRQAAVLAENGQLLPRVDPTRYTLAQADAAHDALRQRRAQGKVVIEID